In a genomic window of Paraburkholderia phenazinium:
- a CDS encoding hydrolase, whose product MSNPKLEVLTPQNSQLIFIDQQPQMAFGVQSIDRQALKNNVVGLAKAAKVFDIPTTITTVESESFSGYTYPELLDVFPGEKVLERTSMNSWDDQKVRDALAGHGRKKVIVAGLWTEVCNTTFALSAMLEGGYEIYMVGDASGGTSKDAHDYAMQRMVQAGVVPMSWQQVVLEWQRDWARHETYDAVMQLVKEHSGAYGMGVDYAYTMVHKAPQRTATPSVVLAPVPAAK is encoded by the coding sequence ATGAGCAATCCTAAGCTTGAAGTACTGACACCGCAGAATTCGCAGTTGATCTTTATCGATCAGCAACCGCAGATGGCATTCGGCGTGCAGTCGATCGATCGCCAGGCGCTGAAGAACAACGTCGTGGGGCTCGCGAAGGCGGCGAAGGTGTTCGACATCCCGACGACCATTACGACGGTCGAGAGCGAGAGCTTCTCGGGCTACACATACCCCGAACTACTCGACGTGTTTCCTGGCGAGAAGGTGCTCGAACGGACCTCGATGAACTCCTGGGACGACCAGAAGGTCAGGGACGCGCTGGCCGGGCACGGTCGCAAGAAGGTGATTGTGGCGGGGCTGTGGACGGAGGTGTGCAACACCACGTTCGCCTTGTCGGCGATGCTCGAGGGCGGCTACGAGATCTACATGGTGGGCGATGCTTCGGGCGGTACTTCGAAGGACGCGCATGACTACGCGATGCAGCGCATGGTGCAGGCGGGCGTCGTGCCGATGAGCTGGCAACAGGTCGTGCTCGAATGGCAGCGCGACTGGGCCCGCCACGAGACGTACGACGCGGTGATGCAACTCGTCAAGGAGCATTCGGGCGCCTATGGCATGGGTGTCGATTACGCTTACACCATGGTT
- a CDS encoding XapX domain-containing protein: MKPYLFSLLAGLLVGVIYSLMNVRSPAPPLIALVGLLGILAGEQLLPVAKQVLSGSAFHTAWNESKCSQHMFGSLPGRNSGAPSDVATTHSPDKRS, translated from the coding sequence ATGAAACCCTACCTTTTCTCCCTGCTCGCAGGCCTGCTCGTCGGCGTGATCTACAGCCTGATGAATGTCCGTTCGCCCGCGCCGCCGTTGATCGCACTAGTCGGGCTGTTGGGCATCCTCGCAGGCGAACAGCTCTTGCCGGTCGCCAAACAGGTTCTCTCCGGCAGCGCATTTCATACCGCGTGGAACGAATCGAAATGCAGCCAACACATGTTCGGCTCGCTGCCTGGACGCAATAGCGGCGCCCCATCGGACGTCGCTACCACTCACTCACCGGATAAACGCTCATGA
- a CDS encoding amidohydrolase, with protein sequence MNQSAGKTPDVILHHGRFTTLDRSQPEASAVAIRAGVFIAVGSDAEILPLAGSTTQLIDLQGQRALPGLIDNHLHLIRGGLNYNMELRWDGVPSLATAMQMLREQVAITPAPQWVRVVGGFTEHQFAEKRLPTIEELNAAAPDTPVFILHLYDRALLNAAALRVVGYTKDTPPPPGGEIVRDSAGNPTGLLLARPNASILYATLAKGPKLPVEYQENSTRHFMRELNRLGVTGVIDAGGGSQNFPEDYAVVEKLAAENQLTVRIAYNLFTQKPKGEKQDFVNWTQSTQYADGTDYFRHNGAGEMLVFSAADFEDFRVPRPELSPDMEGELEDVVRVLAQNRWPWRMHATYDETIARSLDVFEKVNRDVPLAGLNWFFDHAETISDRSIDRIAALGGGIAVQHRMAYQGEYFVEQYGAKAAEATPPVARMLEKGVKVSAGTDATRVASYNPWIALAWLATGKTLAGLRLYPQRNCLDRETALRMWTEYVTWFSNEEGKKGRIAVGQLADLIVPDRDYLTCPEADIADTTSLLTMVGGKIVYGAGPFSHYDAPIPPAMPDWSPTRRYGGYAGWGMTRRSGDHPEGAPLQMAAQCGCANACGVHGHAHARAWSGNAPTSDLKGFWGALGCACWAI encoded by the coding sequence ATGAACCAATCTGCCGGCAAGACACCCGATGTGATCCTCCATCATGGCCGCTTTACGACGCTGGACCGTAGCCAACCCGAAGCCAGCGCCGTCGCCATCCGCGCAGGCGTGTTCATCGCCGTGGGCAGCGATGCCGAGATCCTCCCGCTTGCGGGCTCCACGACCCAGTTGATCGACTTGCAGGGCCAACGTGCCCTACCCGGCTTGATCGACAATCATTTGCACCTCATTCGCGGCGGCCTGAACTACAACATGGAGTTGCGCTGGGACGGCGTGCCCTCGCTGGCCACCGCCATGCAGATGCTGCGCGAGCAGGTTGCCATCACACCGGCGCCGCAATGGGTTCGCGTGGTTGGCGGTTTCACCGAGCATCAGTTCGCCGAAAAGAGACTGCCGACCATCGAGGAGCTGAACGCAGCCGCGCCGGACACGCCGGTCTTCATCCTGCACCTGTACGATCGCGCGCTGCTCAATGCGGCGGCCCTGCGGGTGGTCGGCTATACGAAGGACACACCGCCCCCGCCCGGCGGCGAGATCGTTCGGGACTCCGCGGGTAATCCGACGGGTTTGCTGCTCGCCAGGCCCAACGCGAGCATCCTGTACGCCACGCTGGCGAAGGGGCCGAAACTGCCTGTCGAGTACCAGGAGAATTCGACGCGCCATTTCATGCGCGAGCTGAATCGCCTGGGCGTGACCGGCGTCATCGATGCCGGAGGCGGCTCCCAGAATTTTCCCGAGGACTACGCTGTCGTCGAAAAACTTGCCGCGGAGAACCAACTGACGGTCCGCATTGCGTACAACCTGTTCACGCAAAAGCCAAAGGGCGAGAAGCAAGACTTCGTGAATTGGACCCAGTCGACGCAGTACGCCGATGGCACCGATTATTTCCGGCACAACGGCGCGGGCGAGATGCTGGTGTTCTCGGCGGCGGACTTCGAAGACTTCCGCGTGCCGCGGCCCGAGTTGAGTCCCGATATGGAAGGCGAACTGGAAGACGTGGTTCGCGTGCTCGCCCAAAACCGCTGGCCATGGCGCATGCACGCCACCTACGACGAAACCATCGCGCGCTCGCTCGACGTGTTCGAGAAGGTGAATCGCGATGTGCCGTTAGCGGGCCTGAACTGGTTTTTCGACCATGCGGAGACCATCAGCGATCGATCGATTGATCGCATTGCGGCGTTGGGCGGAGGCATTGCGGTGCAACATCGCATGGCCTATCAAGGCGAGTACTTCGTCGAGCAATACGGTGCCAAGGCGGCCGAGGCAACGCCACCTGTTGCGCGCATGCTCGAAAAAGGCGTGAAGGTATCGGCCGGTACGGATGCCACCCGTGTGGCCTCGTACAACCCGTGGATCGCACTGGCCTGGCTCGCCACGGGCAAAACGCTTGCCGGTCTGCGCCTCTATCCGCAACGCAATTGCCTTGATCGCGAAACCGCGCTGCGCATGTGGACGGAGTACGTCACCTGGTTTTCTAACGAGGAAGGCAAGAAAGGCCGGATTGCCGTCGGGCAGCTTGCCGATCTGATCGTGCCGGATCGCGACTATCTGACTTGCCCCGAAGCCGACATTGCCGACACGACCTCGCTTCTCACCATGGTGGGCGGCAAGATCGTCTACGGCGCCGGCCCGTTCTCACACTACGATGCGCCCATCCCGCCGGCCATGCCGGACTGGTCGCCGACGCGCCGCTATGGCGGCTACGCCGGCTGGGGCATGACACGGCGCAGCGGCGACCATCCCGAGGGCGCGCCCCTGCAGATGGCCGCGCAATGCGGCTGCGCGAATGCGTGCGGCGTCCACGGTCACGCGCATGCGCGAGCGTGGTCCGGCAATGCGCCGACGTCGGACCTCAAGGGCTTCTGGGGCGCGCTCGGCTGCGCCTGCTGGGCGATATAA
- a CDS encoding alpha/beta fold hydrolase: MTRLASLLATAGMYVLTGLAPAGAAPMEPASAQAADFTEHDFHFSDGATLPDIRIHYVTLGTPRRDAHGEIDNAVLLMHGTTGTGKAFLAPAMQRELFAPGQPLDTSRYFVVIPDGLGRGGSSKPSDGLHARFPHYGYGDVVEANHRLLVEGLHIHHLRLVLGTSMGGMQTWMWGERYPEMADALMPIASQPIAMAGRNWLWRQMIVGAIRNDPGWQGGDYAVPPTQWTRVMPIFTIITNNPARMQSEAPNRDAATHLYDTLVDDAGKNDANDVLYWFESSWDYNPAPELSKIRARLFAVNFADDLINAADLGVMQQAMKAVPNGAFVEIPETVQSYGHQTLAHPEVWKPYLVQLLSDTAKAH; encoded by the coding sequence ATGACCCGACTCGCATCCCTGCTGGCCACCGCAGGAATGTACGTGCTGACCGGCCTCGCGCCGGCCGGCGCCGCGCCAATGGAACCGGCTTCCGCGCAGGCAGCCGATTTCACTGAGCACGACTTTCACTTTTCCGACGGCGCCACGCTGCCGGACATTCGCATCCACTACGTCACCTTGGGCACGCCGCGGCGCGATGCGCACGGCGAGATCGACAACGCCGTGTTGCTGATGCACGGCACCACCGGCACCGGCAAAGCTTTCCTCGCACCGGCGATGCAGCGCGAACTGTTCGCCCCGGGCCAGCCGCTCGACACGAGCCGGTACTTTGTCGTCATCCCCGATGGCCTGGGCCGGGGCGGTTCGAGCAAGCCGAGCGACGGCCTGCATGCGCGATTCCCGCATTACGGCTATGGCGACGTCGTCGAAGCGAACCATCGCCTGCTCGTCGAAGGGCTGCACATTCATCATCTGCGCCTCGTGCTCGGCACGTCGATGGGCGGCATGCAGACCTGGATGTGGGGTGAGCGCTATCCGGAGATGGCGGATGCGTTGATGCCCATCGCCAGCCAACCGATCGCGATGGCTGGGCGCAACTGGCTCTGGCGGCAGATGATCGTCGGCGCGATTCGCAACGACCCGGGCTGGCAGGGCGGCGACTATGCCGTGCCGCCCACCCAATGGACCCGCGTGATGCCCATTTTCACGATCATCACCAACAACCCGGCCCGCATGCAAAGCGAAGCGCCCAATCGCGACGCGGCCACGCACCTGTACGACACGCTCGTCGACGACGCCGGGAAGAACGACGCCAACGACGTCCTGTACTGGTTCGAATCGTCGTGGGACTACAACCCCGCGCCGGAGTTGTCGAAGATTCGCGCGCGGCTCTTTGCCGTCAATTTTGCCGACGACCTGATCAACGCCGCCGATCTCGGTGTCATGCAGCAGGCAATGAAGGCTGTGCCGAACGGCGCGTTCGTGGAAATTCCGGAGACTGTGCAATCGTACGGCCATCAAACCCTCGCTCACCCTGAAGTGTGGAAGCCCTACCTGGTGCAGTTGCTGAGCGATACGGCGAAGGCACACTGA
- a CDS encoding methyl-accepting chemotaxis protein — MFSNITIRARLALAMGFLGLLMAIGAALGVAGIALSNADQKKLYSNQLASAIAIGKFDFFYARGRLVLDRIAAQPDRPDIANLEARAREQFAIGDKAWQTYRALPAEPQEQQLAEAVEAKRTLAMDGPVAQVFAAIDRRDTAQLADLISNKMTAPFNEITDRSEELDKMQAEQARSLYEAAQDRFHAILAIAAVGLLIGLAMAAFAWHALRKSIAGPLDEAMHHFRAIADGDLSRSVEIRSRDEMGQMMEDLRLMQSRLRDAMVSVRDGAQSISTATAQISAGNTDLSQRTEEQAASLEETASSMAELTSTVRQNADNARQASDLARVAVGVAHDGSEVVAKVVTTMDEINASSKQISDIIGVIEGIAFQTNILALNAAVEAARAGEQGRGFAVVAGEVRTLAQRSASAAKEIKTLISESVDRVGNGTELVGRAGKTMTEINDAVHRVTDIMAEIAAASEEQSDGIEQVNKAVSQMDEVTQRNAALVEQAAAAAVSLEEQAARMSEVVGVFQLPAN; from the coding sequence ATGTTTTCGAACATCACGATCCGCGCCCGTCTCGCCCTTGCGATGGGTTTTCTCGGCTTGCTCATGGCGATTGGCGCCGCGCTTGGCGTGGCCGGCATCGCCCTGAGTAACGCCGATCAGAAGAAGCTGTACTCCAACCAACTCGCGTCGGCCATTGCCATCGGCAAGTTCGATTTCTTCTATGCTCGCGGCCGACTGGTACTCGACCGGATCGCAGCGCAACCTGATCGCCCGGATATCGCGAACCTCGAAGCGCGTGCCCGCGAGCAATTCGCGATCGGCGACAAAGCCTGGCAGACCTATCGCGCGTTGCCCGCCGAACCGCAAGAGCAACAACTGGCCGAAGCGGTCGAAGCCAAGCGGACGCTTGCGATGGACGGACCCGTCGCCCAGGTGTTTGCGGCGATCGACCGGCGCGACACCGCGCAACTCGCCGATCTGATCTCGAACAAGATGACGGCGCCATTCAACGAGATCACGGACCGTTCCGAGGAGCTCGACAAGATGCAGGCGGAGCAGGCGCGCAGCCTGTACGAAGCGGCGCAGGACCGCTTTCACGCGATTCTCGCCATCGCCGCCGTCGGTCTTCTGATCGGGCTCGCGATGGCCGCTTTCGCATGGCACGCCCTGCGTAAATCGATTGCCGGCCCGCTCGATGAAGCCATGCATCACTTCCGCGCCATTGCCGACGGCGACCTTAGCCGGTCTGTCGAGATACGCTCGCGAGACGAAATGGGCCAGATGATGGAAGACCTGCGTCTGATGCAGTCACGCTTAAGGGACGCCATGGTCTCGGTACGCGACGGCGCGCAATCTATTTCCACGGCGACCGCGCAGATCTCGGCAGGCAACACCGATTTGTCGCAGCGCACCGAAGAACAGGCCGCGTCGCTGGAAGAAACCGCCTCGAGCATGGCGGAGCTGACTTCGACCGTCCGCCAGAACGCCGACAACGCGCGTCAGGCGAGCGATCTCGCGCGCGTCGCGGTGGGCGTGGCGCACGACGGCAGCGAAGTCGTCGCAAAGGTCGTGACGACCATGGACGAAATCAACGCGAGCTCGAAGCAGATTTCCGACATCATTGGCGTGATCGAGGGTATCGCCTTCCAGACCAATATCCTCGCGTTGAACGCCGCCGTCGAAGCGGCGCGAGCGGGCGAACAAGGCCGCGGCTTTGCGGTGGTGGCGGGCGAAGTGCGTACGCTGGCGCAACGCAGCGCCTCGGCGGCCAAGGAAATCAAAACGCTGATCAGCGAATCGGTCGACCGCGTGGGTAATGGCACCGAACTGGTGGGTCGAGCGGGAAAGACGATGACGGAGATCAACGACGCGGTGCATCGCGTGACCGACATCATGGCTGAGATTGCGGCGGCGTCCGAAGAACAGAGCGACGGCATCGAGCAGGTCAACAAGGCCGTCTCGCAGATGGATGAAGTCACGCAGCGCAATGCCGCGCTTGTCGAGCAGGCCGCGGCCGCAGCGGTCTCGTTGGAAGAACAGGCCGCGCGCATGAGCGAAGTGGTCGGCGTGTTCCAGTTGCCCGCGAATTAA
- a CDS encoding FAD-dependent oxidoreductase — protein sequence MMNGKVLISGAGVAGLAVAYWLDRVGVATTLVERAPAFRRGGQAVDIRGVALDVVNVMGLLDDARALRTRLKGMSMLDADGNELERTEERTFSAGRLDSEDIEIFRDDLCELLMGAMSDRVEFIYDDSVAAIDDQGDGVAVTFATGVKRAFDLVIGADGIYSNVRKQCFADEASVVFPLGVVLALFSTPNLIDLTDWQLGHRQDGVGYVIYPSYDKRELRIGVGFAAPESAVSRGDVETQKRMVAEQCAHLKGTFPQFIDAMSTTDQFYFNELAQIRMPSWSNGRVALAGDAAHCASPFSGQGTSLALVGACVLVYELLRNWDRPAQAFAAYEHRMRPYVNLNQALVDLTREGPTPDDQMTAAKNGIDLSDVLKAVA from the coding sequence ATGATGAATGGCAAGGTACTGATCTCCGGCGCAGGGGTTGCGGGTCTGGCCGTGGCTTACTGGCTGGATCGCGTGGGCGTGGCTACGACGCTGGTCGAGCGCGCTCCGGCGTTTCGTCGCGGCGGGCAAGCCGTGGATATCCGCGGCGTCGCGCTCGATGTCGTCAACGTAATGGGCTTGCTGGACGATGCCCGCGCGTTGCGCACACGGCTTAAGGGCATGTCGATGCTCGATGCCGACGGCAACGAGCTGGAACGTACCGAAGAGCGCACCTTCAGCGCCGGCCGCCTGGACAGCGAAGACATCGAAATCTTTCGCGACGATCTGTGCGAGCTTCTGATGGGTGCGATGAGCGACCGCGTTGAATTCATCTACGACGACAGCGTCGCCGCCATCGATGATCAAGGCGATGGTGTGGCGGTCACTTTCGCCACGGGCGTGAAGAGAGCATTCGATCTGGTGATCGGCGCTGACGGCATCTACTCCAATGTCCGCAAGCAGTGTTTCGCGGATGAAGCCTCGGTTGTCTTTCCGTTGGGCGTGGTGCTTGCTCTTTTTTCGACGCCTAACCTGATCGATCTGACCGATTGGCAACTCGGCCATCGCCAGGACGGCGTGGGCTACGTGATCTACCCCAGCTACGACAAGCGCGAATTGCGGATTGGCGTGGGTTTCGCGGCGCCTGAATCCGCAGTGTCCCGAGGCGATGTCGAAACACAAAAGCGCATGGTGGCCGAGCAATGCGCGCATCTGAAGGGCACGTTTCCTCAATTCATCGATGCGATGAGTACAACCGATCAGTTTTACTTCAACGAGCTCGCACAGATCCGCATGCCGTCGTGGTCGAACGGCCGGGTCGCGCTTGCCGGCGACGCTGCGCACTGCGCATCGCCTTTCTCGGGTCAAGGTACGAGCCTCGCGCTAGTCGGTGCCTGTGTGCTCGTTTATGAACTGTTGCGAAACTGGGATCGTCCTGCGCAGGCTTTTGCCGCCTATGAACACCGTATGCGGCCCTATGTGAATCTCAATCAGGCACTCGTCGACCTCACGCGCGAGGGCCCGACGCCGGACGATCAGATGACCGCGGCCAAGAACGGTATCGACCTGAGCGACGTGCTGAAAGCGGTGGCATAG
- a CDS encoding TetR/AcrR family transcriptional regulator codes for MESAIKSMNNQTLNRRNPRQARSQHKVELMLEAAMQLLETGDIASLTTNAVAAKAGVSIGTLYQYFGSKHALLDALVTRELGAMTDKIVDSMQRATPTAPGDPIREIVRAVTASYGGRNRVHRLLMEHSSTSNAQGGRLAPFYARLLEISTADEVAMPDGHTRKPTEAEAFVLTFAVTGVLRMLAASADPPPLQEVEDALVRLVTGFTAQRSTPENPAYRSLRPCA; via the coding sequence TTGGAATCGGCAATAAAGTCTATGAATAATCAAACACTTAACCGACGCAACCCGCGGCAAGCCCGATCTCAACACAAGGTCGAACTCATGTTGGAGGCGGCCATGCAGTTGCTGGAGACCGGTGACATCGCCTCGCTGACGACCAATGCCGTGGCGGCGAAAGCCGGTGTGAGTATCGGCACGCTTTACCAGTACTTCGGCAGCAAGCACGCATTGCTCGACGCCCTGGTGACGCGCGAGCTCGGCGCCATGACAGACAAGATCGTCGATTCGATGCAGCGCGCAACGCCCACGGCGCCTGGCGACCCGATTCGTGAAATCGTTCGTGCCGTGACGGCCTCGTATGGCGGGCGAAACCGCGTTCATCGCCTGTTGATGGAGCATTCGTCGACGAGCAACGCGCAAGGGGGACGCCTCGCACCGTTCTACGCGCGGCTACTTGAAATTTCAACCGCAGATGAAGTTGCGATGCCTGATGGGCACACTCGCAAACCCACCGAAGCCGAGGCGTTTGTGCTGACCTTTGCTGTGACGGGCGTGCTGCGTATGCTGGCGGCGAGCGCCGATCCACCGCCGTTGCAAGAGGTGGAAGATGCGCTTGTGCGGCTGGTGACGGGTTTTACTGCGCAGCGCTCGACACCAGAAAACCCGGCATATCGATCACTGCGGCCCTGCGCATGA
- the ilvD gene encoding dihydroxy-acid dehydratase produces MPDYRSRTSTHGRNMAGARALWRATGMKDGDFGKPIIAVVNSFTQFVPGHVHLRDLGALVAKEIEAAGGVAKEFNTIAVDDGIAMGHGGMLYSLPSRELIADSVEYMVNAHCADAMVCISNCDKITPGMLMAAMRLNIPVVFVSGGPMEAGKVKSPTDGQVIAKIDLIDAMIKAGDSRVSDAEVAEIERSACPTCGSCSGMFTANSMNCLTEAIGLALPGNGTIVATHAWRKGLFEQAGRLVVDLCRRYYQEDDASVLPRNIASKQAFENAMALDVAMGGSTNTVLHLLAAAQEGGVDFTMSDIDRISRKVPCLCKVAPATDKFHIEDVHRAGGIPGILGELARAELLDLSCGNVHSGTLGEAITKWDVAGGAGEEAQKLFRAAPGGIPTTVAFSQEATFASLDTDRKSGCIRSKQNAYSKDGGLAVLYGNLAEKGCIVKTAGVDESQWVFSGRARVFESQDDAVEAILGDKVVAGDVVVIRYEGPKGGPGMQEMLYPTSYLKSKGLGKSCALFTDGRFSGGSSGLVIGHASPEAAEGGTIGLVEEGDVIEIDIPNRKMHLVVSDEALARRREAMEARGADAWMPVNRERVVSQALQAYAALATSADRGAVRDLSQLKRK; encoded by the coding sequence ATGCCTGACTATCGATCGCGAACTTCGACGCACGGCCGCAACATGGCCGGCGCCCGCGCTTTGTGGCGCGCCACCGGTATGAAGGACGGCGATTTCGGCAAGCCCATCATTGCGGTGGTGAACTCGTTCACCCAGTTCGTGCCGGGCCATGTGCATCTGCGCGATCTGGGCGCGCTGGTCGCGAAGGAAATCGAAGCGGCCGGCGGCGTCGCCAAGGAATTCAACACCATCGCGGTCGACGACGGCATCGCCATGGGCCACGGCGGCATGCTGTACTCGCTGCCGTCGCGCGAACTGATTGCCGACTCGGTGGAATACATGGTCAACGCGCACTGCGCCGACGCCATGGTCTGCATCTCCAATTGCGACAAGATCACCCCGGGCATGCTGATGGCCGCGATGCGCCTGAACATCCCCGTGGTCTTCGTGTCCGGCGGTCCGATGGAAGCGGGTAAGGTCAAGTCGCCAACCGACGGCCAGGTGATCGCCAAGATCGACCTGATCGACGCCATGATCAAGGCGGGCGACTCCAGAGTCAGCGACGCCGAAGTCGCGGAAATCGAGCGCAGCGCCTGCCCGACGTGCGGTTCCTGCTCGGGCATGTTCACCGCGAACTCGATGAATTGCCTGACCGAGGCAATCGGCCTGGCGTTGCCGGGCAACGGCACGATCGTCGCTACGCATGCATGGCGCAAGGGGCTGTTCGAACAGGCTGGCCGTCTGGTGGTGGATCTGTGCCGCCGTTACTATCAGGAAGACGACGCGTCGGTCCTGCCGCGCAACATCGCCAGCAAGCAGGCCTTCGAGAACGCCATGGCGCTCGACGTGGCCATGGGCGGTTCGACCAACACCGTGCTGCACTTGCTGGCCGCTGCGCAGGAAGGTGGCGTCGATTTCACGATGTCCGACATCGATCGCATCTCGCGCAAAGTGCCGTGCCTGTGCAAGGTCGCGCCCGCAACCGATAAATTCCATATCGAAGACGTGCATCGCGCCGGCGGCATCCCCGGCATTCTCGGCGAGCTGGCCCGTGCGGAGCTGCTCGACCTGTCGTGCGGCAACGTGCATAGCGGCACGCTGGGTGAGGCGATTACCAAATGGGACGTCGCCGGTGGTGCGGGCGAAGAAGCGCAGAAGCTCTTCCGTGCGGCGCCGGGCGGGATTCCGACCACCGTCGCATTCAGCCAGGAAGCGACCTTCGCGTCGCTCGATACCGACCGCAAGTCCGGTTGTATCCGCAGCAAGCAGAACGCGTATTCGAAAGACGGCGGCCTTGCTGTGCTGTACGGCAACCTCGCGGAGAAGGGCTGCATCGTCAAGACCGCGGGTGTCGACGAATCGCAGTGGGTCTTCTCGGGCCGCGCACGCGTCTTCGAGAGCCAGGACGACGCCGTCGAAGCCATTCTGGGCGACAAGGTCGTGGCGGGCGACGTGGTGGTGATCCGTTACGAAGGCCCGAAGGGCGGCCCCGGCATGCAGGAAATGCTGTATCCCACGTCGTATCTGAAGTCCAAGGGACTCGGCAAGTCTTGCGCGCTGTTTACCGATGGCCGTTTCTCCGGCGGTTCGTCGGGCCTGGTGATCGGGCATGCGTCGCCGGAAGCGGCGGAAGGCGGCACGATCGGCCTGGTGGAAGAGGGTGACGTGATCGAGATCGACATTCCTAACCGCAAGATGCACCTGGTGGTGTCGGACGAGGCCCTGGCACGCCGTCGCGAAGCCATGGAGGCACGCGGAGCCGACGCGTGGATGCCGGTGAATCGTGAACGCGTGGTGTCGCAAGCGTTGCAGGCCTACGCGGCGCTGGCGACCTCGGCCGACCGTGGCGCGGTGCGCGATCTCTCGCAACTGAAGCGCAAGTAA